A genomic segment from Candidatus Methylomirabilis tolerans encodes:
- a CDS encoding AbrB/MazE/SpoVT family DNA-binding domain-containing protein codes for MAGVATTKMSSKGQVVIPEGIRKRLGLTTGSQFVVVGEKDTVILKTISAPTLADSDELVSEARRQARQAGMKRSDVAAAIREARGAK; via the coding sequence ATGGCCGGTGTCGCAACAACGAAGATGTCATCCAAAGGTCAAGTCGTCATTCCCGAAGGCATCCGGAAAAGACTTGGTTTGACAACCGGTTCGCAATTCGTCGTCGTCGGGGAGAAGGACACCGTGATCTTGAAGACGATCTCTGCTCCTACGCTGGCAGATTCCGACGAGCTTGTGTCAGAAGCTCGAAGACAGGCCCGTCAAGCCGGAATGAAGAGATCCGATGTCGCTGCGGCTATCAGAGAAGCCCGAGGAGCAAAGTAG